The Amycolatopsis coloradensis sequence GGCTTCCCCTGCCGGGTACTCCACGGTGGTGGCCGACAGCAGCACCACACGCCGTACACCTCGCTCGGCCGCGAGCTTCAGCAGCTCTTCGAGGCCGGGACCGGTGGCACGCGGGCTGATCTGGACCGCTTCGACGCCTTCCAGCGACGTCTCGATCCAGCCGGGGCGGAAGAGGTCCCCGGCAACGACCTCCGCGCCACCGGGGAGCCCTGTCCCGGCGCCACGAGTGACCGCGCCGACGGAGGCGCCCTGGTCCAGCAGCAGTTTCATCACCCGACGTCCCACGACGCCGTTCGCTCCGGTGATCAGGATCATGATCGATTCCTTTGTTCGGCGGGTGGGTCGTCAGACAGTGACGGGCTGCTCGGCCGGGACGACGCGACGGCGACGGGCCGGGAGCATCGACGTCGGATGCGAGATGCTCCAGGCCGCGGCCTTGCAGATGATCTCCTTGAGGCGTGCGGCCGTCTTGCCGGTGAGCGCGGAGTCCTTGGGCCGGTCGTCCGGGGTCACCCACTGCACGACGGCGTCGCGGCGGCCGAGGCTGACGCACTGGCCGGTGTAACCGATCTTGTTCTCGGGGAGCGAGCCTCCGGTCAGGACGGCGACGATGGCGTCGGCCGCGCGGTAGGCCGTGGGCACTCCCGAGGCGCAGGACATGCGCAGTGGCATGCCGTTCAGGCCCCGCGCGAGCGCGGCGTCGCCGACGGCGTAGACGCCCGCGTGCGAGACCGACCGCATCGTGTCGTCCACGACGATCTGTCCCGTTTCGGAGACTTCCAGCGTCGTGGCGGCGGCGATGGGGTGGACGGCGAAGCCCGCCGTCCAGACGGTCACCTCGGCCGGGATGGCGCGGCCGTCCGCGGTCATCGCGCCGGCCCGCCCGACACTCGTGATGTCGGTGTCCTCGTGCACGGTGATGCCGAGCCGGTCGAAGGTCCCGCGCAGATGACGCTGGGCCTTCTCGCTCATCCAGGCGCCGAGGCCGCCGCGGACCGCGAAGGAGACTTCGAGATCCGGCCGCGCTTCCGCGATCTCCGTGACGGCTTCGATGCCGGTAAGGCCTCCGCCGACGACGAGCACGGTCCCGCCCGCCGCCAGGGCGGCGAGACGGTCGCGCAGCCGCAGCGCGGAACCCTTGCCGTCGATGTGGTGAGCGTGTTCCGCGACGCCGGGAACGCCGCAGTCCGCGGCCGCGCTGCCGAGCGCGTAGACGAGTGTGTCGTAGGCGATCTCGCCGTCGGAGAGAGCGACGGTCTTGTGTTCCGTGTCGACGGCGGTGACCCGCGCCGTCCGCACCCGCACGCCAGTGCCCGCGAAGACGTCGGTCAGCAGGCGGGGCTTCAGGTCCTGGCCGGTCGCGAGCTGGTGCATGCGGACCCGCTCGACGAACTCGGGATCGGCGTTGACGAGGGTGATCTCGGTGTCGGCGGGGTGCAGCCGCTTGGCGAGGCGCCCGGCGGCGTTGGCTCCGGCGTACCCGGCTCCGAGGACGACGATTCGATGCTTCATGGTCTCGCTCCTGTCCGGTCGGTGTTCGCTTCCTGAACCGGACAGCGGCACGAAGCCTGACAGCGGCGGACTGTGATCCGGGTCACCAGTCGACGGCGAGCGGTTCCCCGTGCTCGGAGGTGCCCCACTGGCTCGCCGCGCGGTCGAGTTTCGCGGGGTTCACCTGGGCGTGGACCGCTGTGATGCCGTCGGTGGTGACCTCCAAGGAGACGACGCCGACGAGCCTGCCCTCCACCATCAGCACCAGCGCGGGCACGCCGTTGGCGACGGTGGAGAACAGCTCGGGTTTGCCGCCGATCAAGGACCACTTGGCCGCGCTCGGCTTGAAGAGGCCGCGCAGGAACCTCGCCACCCGCACCGCGCCGGTGACCGGCCGCGGCAGCGAGAAGAGCACGCCGCCGCCGTCGCCCACGCTGATCGCGTCGTCGGCCAGCATCCGCACCAGCGCGTCTGTCCGGCCGCTGAGCGCCGCGGCGAGGAACTCCTCGACGATCTTGCGAGCCGCGGCCGTGTCGACCTCCACCCGGCGCCGGTCGGCGGCCAGATGCTGTTTGGCGCGCCGGTAGATCTGCTGGCAGTTCGACTCGGTGACGTCGAGGACCTCGGCGATCTCGGCGTGGGAATACCCGAACGCCTCGCGCAGCACGTACACGACGCGCTCCTTGGCCGAGAGCCGCTCCATCAGCGTGAGCATCGCGATGGAGACCGATTCACGCTGCTCGACGGTGTCGGACGGGCCGAGCATCCGGTCCCCCGCGAAGACCGGCTCGGGGAGCCATTGGCCCACATAGGTTTCCCGCCGGGCCCGCGCCGAGGTGAGCCGGTTGAGGCAGAGGTTGGTGAGCACCTTCGTCAGCCACGCCTCGGGCGTCTCGACGTACTCGCGATCGGCGGACTGCCAGCGCAGGAACGTGTCCTG is a genomic window containing:
- a CDS encoding NAD(P)/FAD-dependent oxidoreductase, giving the protein MKHRIVVLGAGYAGANAAGRLAKRLHPADTEITLVNADPEFVERVRMHQLATGQDLKPRLLTDVFAGTGVRVRTARVTAVDTEHKTVALSDGEIAYDTLVYALGSAAADCGVPGVAEHAHHIDGKGSALRLRDRLAALAAGGTVLVVGGGLTGIEAVTEIAEARPDLEVSFAVRGGLGAWMSEKAQRHLRGTFDRLGITVHEDTDITSVGRAGAMTADGRAIPAEVTVWTAGFAVHPIAAATTLEVSETGQIVVDDTMRSVSHAGVYAVGDAALARGLNGMPLRMSCASGVPTAYRAADAIVAVLTGGSLPENKIGYTGQCVSLGRRDAVVQWVTPDDRPKDSALTGKTAARLKEIICKAAAWSISHPTSMLPARRRRVVPAEQPVTV
- a CDS encoding RNA polymerase sigma-70 factor, whose translation is MLTGAREVEVFEAARGRLEAIAYRLLGSASDAEDAVQDTFLRWQSADREYVETPEAWLTKVLTNLCLNRLTSARARRETYVGQWLPEPVFAGDRMLGPSDTVEQRESVSIAMLTLMERLSAKERVVYVLREAFGYSHAEIAEVLDVTESNCQQIYRRAKQHLAADRRRVEVDTAAARKIVEEFLAAALSGRTDALVRMLADDAISVGDGGGVLFSLPRPVTGAVRVARFLRGLFKPSAAKWSLIGGKPELFSTVANGVPALVLMVEGRLVGVVSLEVTTDGITAVHAQVNPAKLDRAASQWGTSEHGEPLAVDW